GGTCTTCCCATGATCTACGTGACCAATCGTCCCCACATTCACATGCGGCTTCGTCCGATCAAACTTCTGCTTCGCCATTCCTGATGCTCCTTGAACTGTAATTACTGAACCTTGGCTCCGTACTTCTCAAGAATCGCCTTTTCAATCGATTCGGGCAGCGGCTCGTAATGGTGGAATTCCATTACGTGGCTCGCGCGCCCTTGAGTTTTGCTGCGCAAGTCGGTGGTGTAACCGAACATTTCAGAAAGCGGAACCTCGGCCCTGATCCTGACCGTGCCGTCATTGCCGTGATCCATATTCACGATCCGTCCGCGACGTGAACTGAGATCGCCCATAACATCGCCCATCGTGTGTTCGGGCGCGGTTACCTCGACCGTCATAATCGGCTCTTTCAAACAGGGCCGTGCTTTGCGGCACGCCGCCTGAAAAGCCATCGAGCCCGCGGTCTTAAAAGCGATTTCGCTCGAATCCACCGAATGGTGACTTCCGTCGAAAAGCGTCACCTCGACGCCCACCATCGGATAACCCGCCAGGATGCCGGACGCCATAGCTTCCTTGCAGCCTTGCTCGACCGCAGGAATGTACTCGCGGGGAATAACGCCGCCCGTAATCTTGTCGATGAATCTGAATTGCTCGTTGGTGTCCGTAATCGGCGCAACTCTGAGCGAGCAAACTCCGTACTGCCCCCGCCCGCCCGTTTGCTTAACGAACCTGCCTTCAGCTTCGGCCGTGTCCAAAATCGCCTCGCGATACGAAACTTGGGGCTTGCCGACTTTAGCTTCCACTTTGAATTCGCGAAGCAGCCTGTCCACAATTATTTCCAGATGAAGCTCGCCCATTCCGGAGATGATCATCTGGCCGGATTCCTGGTCGGTGTGATACTTGAAGGTTGGATCTTCCTCGGAAAGCTTTTCCAGCGAGACCGCCATCCGTTCTTGGTCGGCCTTGCTTTTCGGCTCGAGGGCGACCGACATCACGGGCTCGGGGAAATGAATACTTTCGAGCAGGATAGGATGCTTCGGAACTGTTATCGTGTCGCCGGTAGTAGTAAGCTTGAATCCAATTACCGCAGCAATATCTCCCGCCGACACCTTGTCCACATCTTCCCGCTGGTTTGCGTGCATTCGAAGAAGACGCATAGCCCGTTCGCTTTTGCCCTTGCCTACATTCAATACCGAGGTGCCCTTTTCAAGTTCGCCTGAATAAACGCGTATGAAGGTGAGCTTGCCCACGTGAGGATCGGTGGCGATTTTGAAGGCAAGCCCCGCGAACGGAAGCCTGGGGTCGGCCGCCCTGGTATCTTCTTCGCCGGTTTTTGGATCGTGCCCTTTCACCGGTGGAATATCTACCGGCGATGGAAGAAATCGAATTACGCCGTCCAGAAGAAGCTGTACACCTTTGTTTTTGAATGCGCTGCCGCAAAGCACGGGAACAAGCTGGTTGCCGATGGTTGCCTGGCGCAAAATGCGATATATGTCTTCGCTGCTTATTTCCTCTTCGGAGAGGTAAGCCTCCATTATCTTATCGTCGAACTCGCCGACCTTTTCAAAAAGCTGCTCCCTGTAGGTGGCGGTTATTTCCGCCATTTCCTCGGGAACCGGACCGGCAGAATAAGTTCGCCCAAGCTGGTCCTCCTCCGTGTTGTAAAAATAAGCCCGGTTTTCTATAAGGTCAACAATTCCCGTAAAGGAGTCTTCAGAGCCGATTGGAAGCTGCACCGGGACGGCTGGGGCATGAAGCCGCTGGCGGATTTGGTCCACAACCGAGTAAAAATCGCTCCCGATCCTGTCCATCTTGTTCACGAAGGCCAAGCGCGGCACGTTATACCTGTTAGCCTGGCGCCATACAGTTTCGCTTTGGGGCTGCACTCCGCCAACTGCGCAGAATACGGCGACAAGACCGTCCAGCACGCGCATACTGCGCTCGACTTCCATGGTGAAATCAACATGGCCGGGCGTATCTATGATGTTGATTTGATGGTCCTTCCACTGGCAAAAAGTGGCGGCGCTTGTAATCGTTATGCCGCGTTCCCTTTCCTGCGGCATCCAGTCCATGATCGTAGATCCTTCATGGACTTCCCCCATCCTGTGCGTGCGGGCTGTATAAAAAAGTATACGTTCGGTTAGGGTGGTTTTACCCGCGTCGATATGGGCGGCAATGCCGATGTTGCGAATCCTGCCCAGTACCGAAACCATAATTTAAACCTACCCTAGCCGCAAACTTTGCGATGGTTTGACACCACCCGTATCAAGTTATAGAAAGCCTAATCGCCTACCAGCGGAACTGGCTGAACGCCCGGTTGCTCTCGGCCATGCGATGGGTGTCTTCCTTTCTTTTAACGGCGGAGCCGGTGTTGTTTGCGGCATCTATAAGCTCCACCGCCAGCCTGTCCGAGAAAGGCTTGCCGCCGCCTCTCTGACGGGCGAAAGTTATAATCCAACGCATCGCCAAGGCGTATTTGCGTTCCGGCCGGACCTCGACGGGCACCTGATAGGTCGCTCCGCCGATTCTCCGGCTTTTGACTTCGAGAGTCGGCATCACGTTCTTAATTGCCTTCTCGAAGACGGCGATCGGTTCTTCCTTGGTACGTTGCTCCACAATTTCGAGGGCGCGATAAAACAAGCGCTCGGCCGTGCTCGCTTTTCCGCGCTCCATAATGGTGTTGATGAACTTCGCAACGAGCTTGGAGTTGTAAATCGCGTCTGCTGCGATTTCCCCACGTTTGCTGTATTTCCTTCTTGGCAACTCGAATCCTCCGTTAGCTCGCGTGCTTGGTCCCGTATTTGCTTCTGCCCTGCTTGCGGTTCGCCGTTCCCGCACAATCCATTGTGCCGCGGATGATGTGATACCGCACGCCCGGCAGATCCTTAACCCTGCCTCCCCTGATGAGCACCACGGAGTGCTCAGCCAAGTTGTGGCCGATACCCGGGATATAGGCCGTGACCTCGAAACCGCTGGTCAGCTTTACGCGCGCAACTTTACGAAGCGCCGAATTTGGCTTCTTGGGAGTAACCGTCCAAACGCGCGTGCAAGTACCCCTGCGCTGAGGACAACTTTTAAGCGCAGGCGTTTTCGTTTTCTTCTGCACAGCCTTGCGGCCGAGCCTGACCAACTGGTTTATAGTAGGCATACGCCCTTACCCCATGAAAAAAGCGAATGCGAAGTATAGCATATTCGGGCATGCCGCGCAATACCCTTGTGGTTTGCCGGCAGAAAACTAAGCATTCTCATCTTCCCCTTCCCCAAAAAACGAATCTTTGAAGTCGGCGGCGCGATCCGGCTCCAATTCGAAAGTATCTTCGAATGCTGCCAAAGACTTTGCCGCGGATTTCTCAGCGGCTACACCTGTACCTACCGGAATCAAACCGCCGATTATCACGTTTTCTTTAAGTCCCCTTAGCGGATCGACCTTGCCCTCTATGGAAGCCTCGGTCAGTACCCTGGTGGTTTCTTGGAAACTGGCGGCGGCCAAGAAGCTTTCGGTCGAGAGACTCGCCTTGCTTATTCCTTGAAGTATGGACTTTCCGGTCGGCGGATTGCCGCCCTTCGCTTCGATCTCTTCACATAGCCTGAAAAATTTCTTCTTTTCCATCAAATCGCCTTCGAACAGATCTTCGGCGTCGTTCGGATCTTGAATTTGGACGTATTTAATCATCTGGCTTGCGATTATCTCGATGTGCTTGGAGTTCGGGCTGACGTTCTGACTTTCGTAAATGTCCTGGATAGCCTTTACCAAATAGACCTGCGTATCAAGATCACCCTTGAGTTGGTGGTACTTTCGCACGTCAAAGTCACCGTCGCAAATAGGATCTGCGATTTTCAGTTTGTCGCCAACGGAAACCAAAAGCAGCCTGTTTTCACGCGGAGTCTCGTAAACCACTTTTTCGCCATTGTCCTGCTGGATGGTTACGCGATGGAACGATCTTTTTTCATCAGGGAAAAGCTGGACGATGTGACCGGCGAAGTCGGCCCGAACCGTTTCGTTTTGATCCAAACCCTCGTCTCGTGCGAGCGTACTTCTGTACCTTACCTTGAGTGGGTTTTTTTCGGACACCAGGATTTCGTAGCTTTTCTCCTGCATGCCGTCCAAGCTGCGGATGGTAGCTTTGTAAGGAGTCACTTTTTCGATGTCCTGAACTACTCCCGGCTCTTCGCAAAGAATTTCGGGATTTTTAACGTTTCTCACTTCGAAAAGGGTCTCCACGAAAGGCAGGCCCTGGGTTATGTCGCCCATCTTCTTTGCGCCCGCCTTCTTGGCCATGCTGTGCACCTCGCGAATGTCGATCACTTCGCAATCGAACTCAGCGCGATGCTTTTTCTGCTTGTCAAAATAATTGTCGTGGCCGCTGACCTTATCGCCCACTTGAACGCTTATTTCGTTGCCTCGCGGAACCGGGAAGGTTTTTTCCGCGCCGCTCGTCGTCCGGATGGACACCTCGTGGCTGCGCTTGTCAACATTTGAAACGACGCCGTCCTCGTCCACGGCAACCTCATGCTTGCTGTCCACGTAATGAGGATTGGTGCCAAGAAGCGTACCGACGGTTACGGTGAGTTTGTTGTCGCGCGAGGTGCGGATGTTGTATTCCTTTTCTATCCGCCCGTCCATGCTGCGAACCTTGACTACGTCGTAATCCTCTTCGGTGACACCACCGATATGGAATGTGCGCATCGTGAGCTGCGTCCCCGGCTCGCCAATTGACTGCGCGGCAATAACGCCAACCGGATCGCCGATTTCCGCCAGGCGGTTCGCAGACAAGTCCCATCCATAGCACTTGGCGCAAACGCCTTCCAGAGTACGGCAGGTGAGCACGCTGCGGACTCTGATGCTTGGGGGATGAATCTGCGAAATGATCTGGGCCACCTTATAGTCAATTTCCGAATTGCGTTCGAAAAGAACTTCGCCGGTGACCGCGTCCCTGAAATCGTCCGCAAGAACACGCCCCATTATCTTCTTCGGTATTTCCTTTTGTTTGAGTTCCGTCAAATCGACTTCGATTGAACCTGTTGAACCGCAATCGTACTCAGTGATAGAAACATCGAGCGCGACATCAACCAG
The genomic region above belongs to bacterium and contains:
- the fusA gene encoding elongation factor G, with the translated sequence MVSVLGRIRNIGIAAHIDAGKTTLTERILFYTARTHRMGEVHEGSTIMDWMPQERERGITITSAATFCQWKDHQINIIDTPGHVDFTMEVERSMRVLDGLVAVFCAVGGVQPQSETVWRQANRYNVPRLAFVNKMDRIGSDFYSVVDQIRQRLHAPAVPVQLPIGSEDSFTGIVDLIENRAYFYNTEEDQLGRTYSAGPVPEEMAEITATYREQLFEKVGEFDDKIMEAYLSEEEISSEDIYRILRQATIGNQLVPVLCGSAFKNKGVQLLLDGVIRFLPSPVDIPPVKGHDPKTGEEDTRAADPRLPFAGLAFKIATDPHVGKLTFIRVYSGELEKGTSVLNVGKGKSERAMRLLRMHANQREDVDKVSAGDIAAVIGFKLTTTGDTITVPKHPILLESIHFPEPVMSVALEPKSKADQERMAVSLEKLSEEDPTFKYHTDQESGQMIISGMGELHLEIIVDRLLREFKVEAKVGKPQVSYREAILDTAEAEGRFVKQTGGRGQYGVCSLRVAPITDTNEQFRFIDKITGGVIPREYIPAVEQGCKEAMASGILAGYPMVGVEVTLFDGSHHSVDSSEIAFKTAGSMAFQAACRKARPCLKEPIMTVEVTAPEHTMGDVMGDLSSRRGRIVNMDHGNDGTVRIRAEVPLSEMFGYTTDLRSKTQGRASHVMEFHHYEPLPESIEKAILEKYGAKVQ
- the rpsG gene encoding 30S ribosomal protein S7, translating into MPRRKYSKRGEIAADAIYNSKLVAKFINTIMERGKASTAERLFYRALEIVEQRTKEEPIAVFEKAIKNVMPTLEVKSRRIGGATYQVPVEVRPERKYALAMRWIITFARQRGGGKPFSDRLAVELIDAANNTGSAVKRKEDTHRMAESNRAFSQFRW
- a CDS encoding 30S ribosomal protein S12, which encodes MPTINQLVRLGRKAVQKKTKTPALKSCPQRRGTCTRVWTVTPKKPNSALRKVARVKLTSGFEVTAYIPGIGHNLAEHSVVLIRGGRVKDLPGVRYHIIRGTMDCAGTANRKQGRSKYGTKHAS